Proteins found in one Gigantopelta aegis isolate Gae_Host chromosome 12, Gae_host_genome, whole genome shotgun sequence genomic segment:
- the LOC121386919 gene encoding uncharacterized protein LOC121386919 → MVNVYATTYQLTLILTFLIVFHAGTVSCKNKLFQRVYNVPDTENSCLLWRGPVSNQLHCAHVCASDDRCVLFNHDGHGTCSTYCDIGTEFQVSSAYVSVTAFCPTPPPIANGQVVYDSLMWNSGANYSCDENYFFGRSNSSVCHVNGSWTGFAVLVSQMRYRSMVLSLKQCTLAGWLKSWARLSMKPE, encoded by the exons ATGGTTAACGTTTACGCGACCACATATCAACTGACTCTAATTCTCACGTTCCTGATTGTGTTCCACGCAGGGACAGTTTCGTGCAAGAACAAACTGTTTCAAAGAGTGTATAATGTTCCAGACACAGAGAATAGTTGTCTTCTGTGGCGTGGTCCGGTTTCAAACCAGCTGCATTGTGCTCATGTTTGTGCAAGTGATGATCGGTGTGTTCTCTTTAATCACGATGGACACGGAACATGTTCTACGTATTGTGACATTGGCACAGAGTTTCAAGTTTCATCTGCATACGTCTCCGTCACAG CGTTTTGTCCTACGCCTCCTCCGATCGCCAACGGACAGGTGGTCTACGATTCACTGATGTGGAACAGCGGCGCTAACTACAGCTGTGACGAGAACTACTTCTTTGGACGCAGTAACTCGAGTGTGTGTCACGTGAATGGGTCGTGGACCGGCTTCGCGGTTCTTGTGAGTCAAAT GCGTTACCGTTCCATGGTGCTCTCCTTGAAGCAGTGCACGCTGGCTGGATGGTTGAAATCTTGGGCACGCCTCTCAATGAAGCCCG aatGA